Proteins found in one Legionella pneumophila subsp. pascullei genomic segment:
- a CDS encoding outer membrane protein has translation MKSRFFISMAIASFLSGYTLAGTMGSPSKGWAWVGSISAGPIWARGGEIQTFFLAPEIEKTYVARKATNTLANGELFIGIQKILFSQWLAQLGLAVATTDNSKLQGVIWDDADPQFDNHSYQYKVRHSRITAKGKLLLDKRYWLIPWVSGSLGVGFNRAYDFSNTPLIFEALSNPNFNNHTQIAFTYTLGVGVQKAFNEHWQVGIGYELVDWGKSELDRAAGQTMNSGLKLNHFYTHGVLLNLTYVV, from the coding sequence ATGAAGAGTCGTTTCTTTATCTCTATGGCAATAGCAAGTTTTCTGAGTGGGTACACTTTAGCGGGAACCATGGGCTCACCTTCTAAAGGATGGGCTTGGGTAGGTTCTATTAGTGCAGGTCCTATCTGGGCAAGAGGTGGTGAGATTCAAACGTTTTTTCTTGCGCCGGAAATTGAAAAAACGTATGTGGCTAGAAAAGCAACAAATACCCTCGCTAACGGCGAGCTTTTTATTGGGATACAAAAAATATTATTTTCCCAATGGTTGGCTCAGTTGGGTTTGGCTGTTGCAACCACTGACAATAGCAAACTGCAGGGTGTTATTTGGGATGATGCGGACCCACAGTTTGATAACCACAGCTACCAATACAAAGTTCGGCATAGCCGGATTACTGCGAAAGGAAAGCTTCTTCTTGATAAGAGATATTGGCTCATACCCTGGGTGAGCGGAAGTTTGGGGGTTGGCTTTAATCGCGCCTATGATTTTTCGAATACGCCACTAATTTTTGAAGCACTTTCCAATCCCAATTTCAACAACCATACTCAAATTGCATTCACGTACACTTTAGGCGTTGGTGTACAAAAAGCATTTAACGAACATTGGCAAGTGGGCATAGGCTACGAATTGGTTGACTGGGGTAAAAGTGAGCTGGATAGAGCTGCAGGACAGACTATGAATTCAGGATTGAAGCTTAATCACTTCTATACCCATGGTGTTTTATTAAACCTCACTTATGTTGTCTAA